A DNA window from Calliphora vicina chromosome 1, idCalVici1.1, whole genome shotgun sequence contains the following coding sequences:
- the gro gene encoding protein groucho isoform X2: protein MYPAPVRHPSAGGPPPQGPLKFTIVDTLERIKEEFNFLQAQYHTLKLECEKLANEKTEMQRHYVMYYEMSYGLNVEMHKQTEIAKRLNTLINQLLPFLQADHQQQVLQAVERAKQVTMQDLNLIIGQHQQGMQQLIQQIHVQQVPGGPPQPMGALGPLGGPFGALGASMGLPHGPQGLLKAPPEHHRPDIKPAGLEGPASAEERLRNSVSPADREKYRTRSPLDIENDSKRPKQEKLEDEGEKSDQDLVVDVANEMESHSPRPNGEHLSMEGRDRESLNGERLDKPGSSGVKPPTDRPPSRSGSSSSRSTPSLKTKDMEKPGTPGAKARTPTPNAAPPAQGVNPKQMMPQGGPPPAGYPASPYQRPADPYQRPPSDPAYGRPPPLPYDPHAHVRTNGIPHPTALTGGKPAYSFHMNGEGSLQPVPFPPDALVGVGIPRHARQINTLSHGEVVCAVTISNPTKYVYTGGKGCVKVWDISQPANKSPISQLDCLQRDNYIRSVKLLPDGRTLIVGGEASNLSIWDLASPTPRIKAELTSSAPACYALAISPDSKVCFSCCSDGNIAVWDLHNEILVRQFQGHTDGASCIDISPDGSRLWTGGLDNTVRSWDLREGRQLQQHDFSSQIFSLGYCPTGDWLAVGMENSHVEVLHASKPDKYQLHLHESCVLSLRFATCGKWFVSTGKDNLLNAWRTPYGASIFQSKETSSVLSCDISTDDKYIVTGSGDKKATVYEVIY from the exons atgtatcctGCACCGGTGCGGCACCCTTCGGCGGGG GGTCCACCACCACAGGGTCCTTTAAAGTTTACCATAGTTGACACATTGGAACGCATTAAGGAGGAGTTTAACTTTTTGCAGGCTCAGTATCACAC ATTGAAACTTGAGTGCGAAAAATtggcaaatgaaaaaactgaaatgcAACGTCATTATGTCATG TATTATGAAATGTCGTATGGCTTGAACGTAGAAATGCACAAAcag ACGGAAATTGCCAAACGTTTAAATACTTTAATCAATCAATTGCTGCCCTTTTTACAAGCTGATCACCAACAACAAGTACTACAGGCTGTAGAACGTGCGAAACAGGTTACAATGCAGGATTTAAATCTTATTATAGGG CAACATCAGCAAGGAATGCAACAACTTATT CAACAAATACATGTGCAGCAGGTACCAGGAGGTCCTCCACAACCAATGGGTGCATTGGGACCACTTGGCGGCCCATTTGGCGCTTTAGGAGCTTCGATGGGTTTACCACATGGACCTCAAGGTTTACTTAAAGCACCCCCAGAACATCATAGACCTGATATAAAACCTGCAGGTCTGGAGGGTCCAGCCAGTGCCGAGGAAAGATTG CGCAATTCGGTTTCTCCAGCCGATCGTGAAAAATACCGAACGCGATCACCTCTTGATATCGAAAATGACTCTAAACGTCCCAAACAGGAAAAATTG GAGGATGAAGGAGAGAAAAGCGATCAAGATTTAGTCGTAGATGTTGCAAATGAAATG gaATCGCATTCTCCACGTCCTAATGGAGAGCACTTGTCTATGGAAGGGCGTGATCGAGAGAGTCTTAATGGTGAACGATTAGATAAACCAGGCAGCAGTGGTGTCAAACCACCGACAGACAGGCCACCATCACGTTCAGGCTCTAGTTCATCACGGTCAACACCCAGCCTTAAAACAAAAGAT ATGGAAAAACCAGGAACTCCGGGTGCTAAAGCTCGCACTCCTACTCCAAATGCAGCGCCACCAGCTCAGGGCGTTAATCCCAAACAGATGATGCCACAAGGTGGTCCACCACCGGCTGGATATCCAGCTTCACCGTATCAGCGTCCAGCTGATCCTTACCAGAGACCACCCTCCGATCCGGCTTATGGTAGACCACCACCTCTACCCTATGATCCGCACGCGCACGTTCGAACCAATGGCATTCCACATCCGACTGCGTTAACCGGTGGAAAGCc tgcGTACTCCTTCCATATGAATGGTGAAGGAAGTCTACAGCCCGTTCCCTTTCCTCCTGATGCCCTAGTGGGTGTAGGCATACCGAGACATGCCCGTCAGATCAACACTTTATCACATGGCGAAGTTGTTTGCGCAGTCACTATATCCAATCCCACAAAATACGTTTATACAGGAGGTAAAGGTTGTGTTAAGGTGTGGGACATTTCACAGCCGGCCAACAAAAGTCCCATTAGCCAACTGGACTGTCTGCAACGCGACAATTATATACGTTCAGTGAAACTGTTGCCCGACGGACGCACTTTAATTGTTGGAGGAGAAGCATCAAATCTATCGATATGGGATTTGGCCAGCCCAACACCTCGTATAAAAGCTGAATTGACATCCTCAGCACCCGCATGCTATGCTCTGGCTATTAGTCCCGATTCGAAGGTGTGCTTTTCATGTTGTAGCGATGGTAACATTGCAGTCTGGGACTTGCACAACGAAATTCTAGTGCGTCAATTTCAAGGTCATACAGATGGTGCTTCTTGCATCGACATTAGTCCGGACGGTTCTCGTCTTTGGACTGGCGGTCTAGACAATACCGTCCGATCATGGGATCTACGCGAGGGTCGCCAACTACAGCAACATGATTTCAGTTCACAGATATTCTCATTAGGATATTGCCCAACAG GCGATTGGTTGGCTGTTGGTATGGAAAATTCCCATGTCGAAGTTCTACACGCTTCTAAACCTGACAAATACCAACTGCACTTGCACGAAAGTTGTGTGTTATCATTACGTTTTGCCACATGTGGCAAATGGTTTGTCTCCACCGGTAAAGACAACTTACTCAATGCCTGGCGAACACCCTATGGCGCAAGTATATTCCAG TCCAAGGAAACATCATCGGTACTTAGCTGCGACATATCAACAGACGACAAGTACATTGTGACGGGTTCCGGAGACAAAAAAGCCACAGTTTACGAAGTTATCTATTAA
- the gro gene encoding protein groucho isoform X3 produces the protein MYPAPVRHPSAGGPPPQGPLKFTIVDTLERIKEEFNFLQAQYHTLKLECEKLANEKTEMQRHYVMYYEMSYGLNVEMHKQTEIAKRLNTLINQLLPFLQADHQQQVLQAVERAKQVTMQDLNLIIGQQIHVQQVPGGPPQPMGALGPLGGPFGALGASMGLPHGPQGLLKAPPEHHRPDIKPAGLEGPASAEERLRNSVSPADREKYRTRSPLDIENDSKRPKQEKLEDEGEKSDQDLVVDVANEMESHSPRPNGEHLSMEGRDRESLNGERLDKPGSSGVKPPTDRPPSRSGSSSSRSTPSLKTKDMEKPGTPGAKARTPTPNAAPPAQGVNPKQMMPQGGPPPAGYPASPYQRPADPYQRPPSDPAYGRPPPLPYDPHAHVRTNGIPHPTALTGGKPAYSFHMNGEGSLQPVPFPPDALVGVGIPRHARQINTLSHGEVVCAVTISNPTKYVYTGGKGCVKVWDISQPANKSPISQLDCLQRDNYIRSVKLLPDGRTLIVGGEASNLSIWDLASPTPRIKAELTSSAPACYALAISPDSKVCFSCCSDGNIAVWDLHNEILVRQFQGHTDGASCIDISPDGSRLWTGGLDNTVRSWDLREGRQLQQHDFSSQIFSLGYCPTGDWLAVGMENSHVEVLHASKPDKYQLHLHESCVLSLRFATCGKWFVSTGKDNLLNAWRTPYGASIFQSKETSSVLSCDISTDDKYIVTGSGDKKATVYEVIY, from the exons atgtatcctGCACCGGTGCGGCACCCTTCGGCGGGG GGTCCACCACCACAGGGTCCTTTAAAGTTTACCATAGTTGACACATTGGAACGCATTAAGGAGGAGTTTAACTTTTTGCAGGCTCAGTATCACAC ATTGAAACTTGAGTGCGAAAAATtggcaaatgaaaaaactgaaatgcAACGTCATTATGTCATG TATTATGAAATGTCGTATGGCTTGAACGTAGAAATGCACAAAcag ACGGAAATTGCCAAACGTTTAAATACTTTAATCAATCAATTGCTGCCCTTTTTACAAGCTGATCACCAACAACAAGTACTACAGGCTGTAGAACGTGCGAAACAGGTTACAATGCAGGATTTAAATCTTATTATAGGG CAACAAATACATGTGCAGCAGGTACCAGGAGGTCCTCCACAACCAATGGGTGCATTGGGACCACTTGGCGGCCCATTTGGCGCTTTAGGAGCTTCGATGGGTTTACCACATGGACCTCAAGGTTTACTTAAAGCACCCCCAGAACATCATAGACCTGATATAAAACCTGCAGGTCTGGAGGGTCCAGCCAGTGCCGAGGAAAGATTG CGCAATTCGGTTTCTCCAGCCGATCGTGAAAAATACCGAACGCGATCACCTCTTGATATCGAAAATGACTCTAAACGTCCCAAACAGGAAAAATTG GAGGATGAAGGAGAGAAAAGCGATCAAGATTTAGTCGTAGATGTTGCAAATGAAATG gaATCGCATTCTCCACGTCCTAATGGAGAGCACTTGTCTATGGAAGGGCGTGATCGAGAGAGTCTTAATGGTGAACGATTAGATAAACCAGGCAGCAGTGGTGTCAAACCACCGACAGACAGGCCACCATCACGTTCAGGCTCTAGTTCATCACGGTCAACACCCAGCCTTAAAACAAAAGAT ATGGAAAAACCAGGAACTCCGGGTGCTAAAGCTCGCACTCCTACTCCAAATGCAGCGCCACCAGCTCAGGGCGTTAATCCCAAACAGATGATGCCACAAGGTGGTCCACCACCGGCTGGATATCCAGCTTCACCGTATCAGCGTCCAGCTGATCCTTACCAGAGACCACCCTCCGATCCGGCTTATGGTAGACCACCACCTCTACCCTATGATCCGCACGCGCACGTTCGAACCAATGGCATTCCACATCCGACTGCGTTAACCGGTGGAAAGCc tgcGTACTCCTTCCATATGAATGGTGAAGGAAGTCTACAGCCCGTTCCCTTTCCTCCTGATGCCCTAGTGGGTGTAGGCATACCGAGACATGCCCGTCAGATCAACACTTTATCACATGGCGAAGTTGTTTGCGCAGTCACTATATCCAATCCCACAAAATACGTTTATACAGGAGGTAAAGGTTGTGTTAAGGTGTGGGACATTTCACAGCCGGCCAACAAAAGTCCCATTAGCCAACTGGACTGTCTGCAACGCGACAATTATATACGTTCAGTGAAACTGTTGCCCGACGGACGCACTTTAATTGTTGGAGGAGAAGCATCAAATCTATCGATATGGGATTTGGCCAGCCCAACACCTCGTATAAAAGCTGAATTGACATCCTCAGCACCCGCATGCTATGCTCTGGCTATTAGTCCCGATTCGAAGGTGTGCTTTTCATGTTGTAGCGATGGTAACATTGCAGTCTGGGACTTGCACAACGAAATTCTAGTGCGTCAATTTCAAGGTCATACAGATGGTGCTTCTTGCATCGACATTAGTCCGGACGGTTCTCGTCTTTGGACTGGCGGTCTAGACAATACCGTCCGATCATGGGATCTACGCGAGGGTCGCCAACTACAGCAACATGATTTCAGTTCACAGATATTCTCATTAGGATATTGCCCAACAG GCGATTGGTTGGCTGTTGGTATGGAAAATTCCCATGTCGAAGTTCTACACGCTTCTAAACCTGACAAATACCAACTGCACTTGCACGAAAGTTGTGTGTTATCATTACGTTTTGCCACATGTGGCAAATGGTTTGTCTCCACCGGTAAAGACAACTTACTCAATGCCTGGCGAACACCCTATGGCGCAAGTATATTCCAG TCCAAGGAAACATCATCGGTACTTAGCTGCGACATATCAACAGACGACAAGTACATTGTGACGGGTTCCGGAGACAAAAAAGCCACAGTTTACGAAGTTATCTATTAA
- the gro gene encoding protein groucho isoform X1, with protein MYPAPVRHPSAGGPPPQGPLKFTIVDTLERIKEEFNFLQAQYHTLKLECEKLANEKTEMQRHYVMYYEMSYGLNVEMHKQTEIAKRLNTLINQLLPFLQADHQQQVLQAVERAKQVTMQDLNLIIGQQHQQGMQQLIQQIHVQQVPGGPPQPMGALGPLGGPFGALGASMGLPHGPQGLLKAPPEHHRPDIKPAGLEGPASAEERLRNSVSPADREKYRTRSPLDIENDSKRPKQEKLEDEGEKSDQDLVVDVANEMESHSPRPNGEHLSMEGRDRESLNGERLDKPGSSGVKPPTDRPPSRSGSSSSRSTPSLKTKDMEKPGTPGAKARTPTPNAAPPAQGVNPKQMMPQGGPPPAGYPASPYQRPADPYQRPPSDPAYGRPPPLPYDPHAHVRTNGIPHPTALTGGKPAYSFHMNGEGSLQPVPFPPDALVGVGIPRHARQINTLSHGEVVCAVTISNPTKYVYTGGKGCVKVWDISQPANKSPISQLDCLQRDNYIRSVKLLPDGRTLIVGGEASNLSIWDLASPTPRIKAELTSSAPACYALAISPDSKVCFSCCSDGNIAVWDLHNEILVRQFQGHTDGASCIDISPDGSRLWTGGLDNTVRSWDLREGRQLQQHDFSSQIFSLGYCPTGDWLAVGMENSHVEVLHASKPDKYQLHLHESCVLSLRFATCGKWFVSTGKDNLLNAWRTPYGASIFQSKETSSVLSCDISTDDKYIVTGSGDKKATVYEVIY; from the exons atgtatcctGCACCGGTGCGGCACCCTTCGGCGGGG GGTCCACCACCACAGGGTCCTTTAAAGTTTACCATAGTTGACACATTGGAACGCATTAAGGAGGAGTTTAACTTTTTGCAGGCTCAGTATCACAC ATTGAAACTTGAGTGCGAAAAATtggcaaatgaaaaaactgaaatgcAACGTCATTATGTCATG TATTATGAAATGTCGTATGGCTTGAACGTAGAAATGCACAAAcag ACGGAAATTGCCAAACGTTTAAATACTTTAATCAATCAATTGCTGCCCTTTTTACAAGCTGATCACCAACAACAAGTACTACAGGCTGTAGAACGTGCGAAACAGGTTACAATGCAGGATTTAAATCTTATTATAGGG CAGCAACATCAGCAAGGAATGCAACAACTTATT CAACAAATACATGTGCAGCAGGTACCAGGAGGTCCTCCACAACCAATGGGTGCATTGGGACCACTTGGCGGCCCATTTGGCGCTTTAGGAGCTTCGATGGGTTTACCACATGGACCTCAAGGTTTACTTAAAGCACCCCCAGAACATCATAGACCTGATATAAAACCTGCAGGTCTGGAGGGTCCAGCCAGTGCCGAGGAAAGATTG CGCAATTCGGTTTCTCCAGCCGATCGTGAAAAATACCGAACGCGATCACCTCTTGATATCGAAAATGACTCTAAACGTCCCAAACAGGAAAAATTG GAGGATGAAGGAGAGAAAAGCGATCAAGATTTAGTCGTAGATGTTGCAAATGAAATG gaATCGCATTCTCCACGTCCTAATGGAGAGCACTTGTCTATGGAAGGGCGTGATCGAGAGAGTCTTAATGGTGAACGATTAGATAAACCAGGCAGCAGTGGTGTCAAACCACCGACAGACAGGCCACCATCACGTTCAGGCTCTAGTTCATCACGGTCAACACCCAGCCTTAAAACAAAAGAT ATGGAAAAACCAGGAACTCCGGGTGCTAAAGCTCGCACTCCTACTCCAAATGCAGCGCCACCAGCTCAGGGCGTTAATCCCAAACAGATGATGCCACAAGGTGGTCCACCACCGGCTGGATATCCAGCTTCACCGTATCAGCGTCCAGCTGATCCTTACCAGAGACCACCCTCCGATCCGGCTTATGGTAGACCACCACCTCTACCCTATGATCCGCACGCGCACGTTCGAACCAATGGCATTCCACATCCGACTGCGTTAACCGGTGGAAAGCc tgcGTACTCCTTCCATATGAATGGTGAAGGAAGTCTACAGCCCGTTCCCTTTCCTCCTGATGCCCTAGTGGGTGTAGGCATACCGAGACATGCCCGTCAGATCAACACTTTATCACATGGCGAAGTTGTTTGCGCAGTCACTATATCCAATCCCACAAAATACGTTTATACAGGAGGTAAAGGTTGTGTTAAGGTGTGGGACATTTCACAGCCGGCCAACAAAAGTCCCATTAGCCAACTGGACTGTCTGCAACGCGACAATTATATACGTTCAGTGAAACTGTTGCCCGACGGACGCACTTTAATTGTTGGAGGAGAAGCATCAAATCTATCGATATGGGATTTGGCCAGCCCAACACCTCGTATAAAAGCTGAATTGACATCCTCAGCACCCGCATGCTATGCTCTGGCTATTAGTCCCGATTCGAAGGTGTGCTTTTCATGTTGTAGCGATGGTAACATTGCAGTCTGGGACTTGCACAACGAAATTCTAGTGCGTCAATTTCAAGGTCATACAGATGGTGCTTCTTGCATCGACATTAGTCCGGACGGTTCTCGTCTTTGGACTGGCGGTCTAGACAATACCGTCCGATCATGGGATCTACGCGAGGGTCGCCAACTACAGCAACATGATTTCAGTTCACAGATATTCTCATTAGGATATTGCCCAACAG GCGATTGGTTGGCTGTTGGTATGGAAAATTCCCATGTCGAAGTTCTACACGCTTCTAAACCTGACAAATACCAACTGCACTTGCACGAAAGTTGTGTGTTATCATTACGTTTTGCCACATGTGGCAAATGGTTTGTCTCCACCGGTAAAGACAACTTACTCAATGCCTGGCGAACACCCTATGGCGCAAGTATATTCCAG TCCAAGGAAACATCATCGGTACTTAGCTGCGACATATCAACAGACGACAAGTACATTGTGACGGGTTCCGGAGACAAAAAAGCCACAGTTTACGAAGTTATCTATTAA
- the gro gene encoding protein groucho isoform X4: MYPAPVRHPSAGGPPPQGPLKFTIVDTLERIKEEFNFLQAQYHTLKLECEKLANEKTEMQRHYVMYYEMSYGLNVEMHKQTEIAKRLNTLINQLLPFLQADHQQQVLQAVERAKQVTMQDLNLIIGQQHQQGMQQLIQQIHVQQVPGGPPQPMGALGPLGGPFGALGASMGLPHGPQGLLKAPPEHHRPDIKPAGLEGPASAEERLRNSVSPADREKYRTRSPLDIENDSKRPKQEKLESHSPRPNGEHLSMEGRDRESLNGERLDKPGSSGVKPPTDRPPSRSGSSSSRSTPSLKTKDMEKPGTPGAKARTPTPNAAPPAQGVNPKQMMPQGGPPPAGYPASPYQRPADPYQRPPSDPAYGRPPPLPYDPHAHVRTNGIPHPTALTGGKPAYSFHMNGEGSLQPVPFPPDALVGVGIPRHARQINTLSHGEVVCAVTISNPTKYVYTGGKGCVKVWDISQPANKSPISQLDCLQRDNYIRSVKLLPDGRTLIVGGEASNLSIWDLASPTPRIKAELTSSAPACYALAISPDSKVCFSCCSDGNIAVWDLHNEILVRQFQGHTDGASCIDISPDGSRLWTGGLDNTVRSWDLREGRQLQQHDFSSQIFSLGYCPTGDWLAVGMENSHVEVLHASKPDKYQLHLHESCVLSLRFATCGKWFVSTGKDNLLNAWRTPYGASIFQSKETSSVLSCDISTDDKYIVTGSGDKKATVYEVIY, from the exons atgtatcctGCACCGGTGCGGCACCCTTCGGCGGGG GGTCCACCACCACAGGGTCCTTTAAAGTTTACCATAGTTGACACATTGGAACGCATTAAGGAGGAGTTTAACTTTTTGCAGGCTCAGTATCACAC ATTGAAACTTGAGTGCGAAAAATtggcaaatgaaaaaactgaaatgcAACGTCATTATGTCATG TATTATGAAATGTCGTATGGCTTGAACGTAGAAATGCACAAAcag ACGGAAATTGCCAAACGTTTAAATACTTTAATCAATCAATTGCTGCCCTTTTTACAAGCTGATCACCAACAACAAGTACTACAGGCTGTAGAACGTGCGAAACAGGTTACAATGCAGGATTTAAATCTTATTATAGGG CAGCAACATCAGCAAGGAATGCAACAACTTATT CAACAAATACATGTGCAGCAGGTACCAGGAGGTCCTCCACAACCAATGGGTGCATTGGGACCACTTGGCGGCCCATTTGGCGCTTTAGGAGCTTCGATGGGTTTACCACATGGACCTCAAGGTTTACTTAAAGCACCCCCAGAACATCATAGACCTGATATAAAACCTGCAGGTCTGGAGGGTCCAGCCAGTGCCGAGGAAAGATTG CGCAATTCGGTTTCTCCAGCCGATCGTGAAAAATACCGAACGCGATCACCTCTTGATATCGAAAATGACTCTAAACGTCCCAAACAGGAAAAATTG gaATCGCATTCTCCACGTCCTAATGGAGAGCACTTGTCTATGGAAGGGCGTGATCGAGAGAGTCTTAATGGTGAACGATTAGATAAACCAGGCAGCAGTGGTGTCAAACCACCGACAGACAGGCCACCATCACGTTCAGGCTCTAGTTCATCACGGTCAACACCCAGCCTTAAAACAAAAGAT ATGGAAAAACCAGGAACTCCGGGTGCTAAAGCTCGCACTCCTACTCCAAATGCAGCGCCACCAGCTCAGGGCGTTAATCCCAAACAGATGATGCCACAAGGTGGTCCACCACCGGCTGGATATCCAGCTTCACCGTATCAGCGTCCAGCTGATCCTTACCAGAGACCACCCTCCGATCCGGCTTATGGTAGACCACCACCTCTACCCTATGATCCGCACGCGCACGTTCGAACCAATGGCATTCCACATCCGACTGCGTTAACCGGTGGAAAGCc tgcGTACTCCTTCCATATGAATGGTGAAGGAAGTCTACAGCCCGTTCCCTTTCCTCCTGATGCCCTAGTGGGTGTAGGCATACCGAGACATGCCCGTCAGATCAACACTTTATCACATGGCGAAGTTGTTTGCGCAGTCACTATATCCAATCCCACAAAATACGTTTATACAGGAGGTAAAGGTTGTGTTAAGGTGTGGGACATTTCACAGCCGGCCAACAAAAGTCCCATTAGCCAACTGGACTGTCTGCAACGCGACAATTATATACGTTCAGTGAAACTGTTGCCCGACGGACGCACTTTAATTGTTGGAGGAGAAGCATCAAATCTATCGATATGGGATTTGGCCAGCCCAACACCTCGTATAAAAGCTGAATTGACATCCTCAGCACCCGCATGCTATGCTCTGGCTATTAGTCCCGATTCGAAGGTGTGCTTTTCATGTTGTAGCGATGGTAACATTGCAGTCTGGGACTTGCACAACGAAATTCTAGTGCGTCAATTTCAAGGTCATACAGATGGTGCTTCTTGCATCGACATTAGTCCGGACGGTTCTCGTCTTTGGACTGGCGGTCTAGACAATACCGTCCGATCATGGGATCTACGCGAGGGTCGCCAACTACAGCAACATGATTTCAGTTCACAGATATTCTCATTAGGATATTGCCCAACAG GCGATTGGTTGGCTGTTGGTATGGAAAATTCCCATGTCGAAGTTCTACACGCTTCTAAACCTGACAAATACCAACTGCACTTGCACGAAAGTTGTGTGTTATCATTACGTTTTGCCACATGTGGCAAATGGTTTGTCTCCACCGGTAAAGACAACTTACTCAATGCCTGGCGAACACCCTATGGCGCAAGTATATTCCAG TCCAAGGAAACATCATCGGTACTTAGCTGCGACATATCAACAGACGACAAGTACATTGTGACGGGTTCCGGAGACAAAAAAGCCACAGTTTACGAAGTTATCTATTAA
- the gro gene encoding protein groucho isoform X5 — MYPAPVRHPSAGGPPPQGPLKFTIVDTLERIKEEFNFLQAQYHTLKLECEKLANEKTEMQRHYVMYYEMSYGLNVEMHKQTEIAKRLNTLINQLLPFLQADHQQQVLQAVERAKQVTMQDLNLIIGQQIHVQQVPGGPPQPMGALGPLGGPFGALGASMGLPHGPQGLLKAPPEHHRPDIKPAGLEGPASAEERLRNSVSPADREKYRTRSPLDIENDSKRPKQEKLESHSPRPNGEHLSMEGRDRESLNGERLDKPGSSGVKPPTDRPPSRSGSSSSRSTPSLKTKDMEKPGTPGAKARTPTPNAAPPAQGVNPKQMMPQGGPPPAGYPASPYQRPADPYQRPPSDPAYGRPPPLPYDPHAHVRTNGIPHPTALTGGKPAYSFHMNGEGSLQPVPFPPDALVGVGIPRHARQINTLSHGEVVCAVTISNPTKYVYTGGKGCVKVWDISQPANKSPISQLDCLQRDNYIRSVKLLPDGRTLIVGGEASNLSIWDLASPTPRIKAELTSSAPACYALAISPDSKVCFSCCSDGNIAVWDLHNEILVRQFQGHTDGASCIDISPDGSRLWTGGLDNTVRSWDLREGRQLQQHDFSSQIFSLGYCPTGDWLAVGMENSHVEVLHASKPDKYQLHLHESCVLSLRFATCGKWFVSTGKDNLLNAWRTPYGASIFQSKETSSVLSCDISTDDKYIVTGSGDKKATVYEVIY; from the exons atgtatcctGCACCGGTGCGGCACCCTTCGGCGGGG GGTCCACCACCACAGGGTCCTTTAAAGTTTACCATAGTTGACACATTGGAACGCATTAAGGAGGAGTTTAACTTTTTGCAGGCTCAGTATCACAC ATTGAAACTTGAGTGCGAAAAATtggcaaatgaaaaaactgaaatgcAACGTCATTATGTCATG TATTATGAAATGTCGTATGGCTTGAACGTAGAAATGCACAAAcag ACGGAAATTGCCAAACGTTTAAATACTTTAATCAATCAATTGCTGCCCTTTTTACAAGCTGATCACCAACAACAAGTACTACAGGCTGTAGAACGTGCGAAACAGGTTACAATGCAGGATTTAAATCTTATTATAGGG CAACAAATACATGTGCAGCAGGTACCAGGAGGTCCTCCACAACCAATGGGTGCATTGGGACCACTTGGCGGCCCATTTGGCGCTTTAGGAGCTTCGATGGGTTTACCACATGGACCTCAAGGTTTACTTAAAGCACCCCCAGAACATCATAGACCTGATATAAAACCTGCAGGTCTGGAGGGTCCAGCCAGTGCCGAGGAAAGATTG CGCAATTCGGTTTCTCCAGCCGATCGTGAAAAATACCGAACGCGATCACCTCTTGATATCGAAAATGACTCTAAACGTCCCAAACAGGAAAAATTG gaATCGCATTCTCCACGTCCTAATGGAGAGCACTTGTCTATGGAAGGGCGTGATCGAGAGAGTCTTAATGGTGAACGATTAGATAAACCAGGCAGCAGTGGTGTCAAACCACCGACAGACAGGCCACCATCACGTTCAGGCTCTAGTTCATCACGGTCAACACCCAGCCTTAAAACAAAAGAT ATGGAAAAACCAGGAACTCCGGGTGCTAAAGCTCGCACTCCTACTCCAAATGCAGCGCCACCAGCTCAGGGCGTTAATCCCAAACAGATGATGCCACAAGGTGGTCCACCACCGGCTGGATATCCAGCTTCACCGTATCAGCGTCCAGCTGATCCTTACCAGAGACCACCCTCCGATCCGGCTTATGGTAGACCACCACCTCTACCCTATGATCCGCACGCGCACGTTCGAACCAATGGCATTCCACATCCGACTGCGTTAACCGGTGGAAAGCc tgcGTACTCCTTCCATATGAATGGTGAAGGAAGTCTACAGCCCGTTCCCTTTCCTCCTGATGCCCTAGTGGGTGTAGGCATACCGAGACATGCCCGTCAGATCAACACTTTATCACATGGCGAAGTTGTTTGCGCAGTCACTATATCCAATCCCACAAAATACGTTTATACAGGAGGTAAAGGTTGTGTTAAGGTGTGGGACATTTCACAGCCGGCCAACAAAAGTCCCATTAGCCAACTGGACTGTCTGCAACGCGACAATTATATACGTTCAGTGAAACTGTTGCCCGACGGACGCACTTTAATTGTTGGAGGAGAAGCATCAAATCTATCGATATGGGATTTGGCCAGCCCAACACCTCGTATAAAAGCTGAATTGACATCCTCAGCACCCGCATGCTATGCTCTGGCTATTAGTCCCGATTCGAAGGTGTGCTTTTCATGTTGTAGCGATGGTAACATTGCAGTCTGGGACTTGCACAACGAAATTCTAGTGCGTCAATTTCAAGGTCATACAGATGGTGCTTCTTGCATCGACATTAGTCCGGACGGTTCTCGTCTTTGGACTGGCGGTCTAGACAATACCGTCCGATCATGGGATCTACGCGAGGGTCGCCAACTACAGCAACATGATTTCAGTTCACAGATATTCTCATTAGGATATTGCCCAACAG GCGATTGGTTGGCTGTTGGTATGGAAAATTCCCATGTCGAAGTTCTACACGCTTCTAAACCTGACAAATACCAACTGCACTTGCACGAAAGTTGTGTGTTATCATTACGTTTTGCCACATGTGGCAAATGGTTTGTCTCCACCGGTAAAGACAACTTACTCAATGCCTGGCGAACACCCTATGGCGCAAGTATATTCCAG TCCAAGGAAACATCATCGGTACTTAGCTGCGACATATCAACAGACGACAAGTACATTGTGACGGGTTCCGGAGACAAAAAAGCCACAGTTTACGAAGTTATCTATTAA